The following proteins are encoded in a genomic region of Actinomadura sp. NAK00032:
- the sucC gene encoding ADP-forming succinate--CoA ligase subunit beta, with protein sequence MDLFEHQAKELFAEYGVPVPTGKVAHTPQEARAIAEELFSAGSKKVVVKAQVKTGGRGKAGGVKLADTADEAETLAGQILGMDIKGHTVHKVLIEEGSAIAQEYYFSFLLDRANRTFLSICSVEGGVEIEEVPHDRLAMVPVSPLDGVDRAKARAIAEQGRLPQEALDGAAELIERLWAVFTDEDASLVEVNPMILTADGQVKALDGKVTLDDNAGFRQDHEKYEDKAAADPLEAAAKAKDLNYVKLDGSVGIIGNGAGLVMSTLDVVAYAGEQFDGQKPANFLDIGGGASAEVMANGLEIVLSDAAVKSVFVNVFGGITACDAVANGIVSAYQLLADRGEAVDRPLVVRLDGNNAELGRKILSDAALPGVQQVETMDEAAKRAAELAAAGA encoded by the coding sequence GTGGACCTGTTCGAACATCAGGCGAAGGAACTCTTCGCCGAGTACGGGGTACCGGTGCCCACCGGCAAGGTCGCCCATACTCCCCAGGAAGCGCGCGCCATCGCGGAGGAGCTGTTCTCCGCGGGCAGCAAGAAGGTCGTGGTCAAGGCCCAGGTGAAGACCGGTGGCCGCGGCAAGGCCGGCGGTGTGAAGCTGGCCGACACGGCCGACGAGGCGGAGACGCTCGCCGGCCAGATCCTCGGCATGGACATCAAGGGCCACACGGTCCACAAGGTCCTGATCGAGGAGGGCAGCGCGATCGCGCAGGAGTACTACTTCTCCTTCCTGCTCGACCGCGCCAACCGCACCTTCCTTTCCATCTGCTCCGTCGAGGGCGGCGTGGAGATCGAGGAGGTGCCGCACGACCGGCTGGCGATGGTCCCGGTCTCCCCGCTGGACGGCGTCGACCGGGCCAAGGCCCGCGCGATCGCCGAGCAGGGCCGGCTGCCCCAGGAGGCCCTGGACGGCGCCGCCGAGCTGATCGAGCGGCTGTGGGCCGTGTTCACCGACGAGGACGCCTCCCTCGTCGAGGTGAACCCGATGATCCTCACCGCCGACGGCCAGGTGAAGGCCCTCGACGGCAAGGTCACCCTGGACGACAACGCCGGGTTCCGCCAGGACCACGAGAAGTACGAGGACAAGGCCGCCGCCGACCCGCTGGAGGCCGCGGCCAAGGCCAAGGACCTCAACTACGTGAAGCTCGACGGCAGCGTCGGCATCATCGGCAACGGCGCGGGCCTGGTCATGTCCACCCTCGACGTCGTCGCCTACGCGGGCGAGCAGTTCGACGGCCAGAAGCCCGCCAACTTCCTCGACATCGGCGGCGGCGCGTCCGCCGAGGTGATGGCGAACGGGCTGGAGATCGTGCTGTCCGACGCCGCCGTCAAGTCGGTGTTCGTGAACGTCTTCGGCGGCATCACGGCCTGCGACGCCGTCGCCAACGGCATCGTCTCGGCCTACCAGCTGCTGGCCGACCGCGGCGAGGCCGTCGACCGGCCCCTCGTCGTCCGGCTCGACGGCAACAACGCCGAGCTCGGCCGCAAGATCCTCAGCGACGCGGCGCTGCCCGGCGTCCAGCAGGTCGAGACCATGGACGAAGCGGCCAAGCGCGCCGCCGAACTCGCAGCGGCAGGTGCATGA
- the sucD gene encoding succinate--CoA ligase subunit alpha translates to MAIWLTENSKIIVQGITGSEGTKHGRRMLASGAQVVGGVNARKAGQTVDFDGTSLPVFGTVKEAMEQTGADVSVVFVPPKFTKDAVVEAVDAEIPLCVVITEGIPVHDTAHFWAYAEKKGNKTRIIGPNCPGIASPGKSNAGIIPADITTPGRIGLVSKSGTLTYQMMYELRDIGFTTCVGIGGDPVIGTTHIDALQAFQDDPDTDAIVMIGEIGGDAEERAAAYIEQHVTKPVVGYVAGFTAPEGKTMGHAGAIVSGSAGTAQAKKEALEKVGVRVGKTPSETAVLMREIMQKL, encoded by the coding sequence ATGGCCATCTGGCTCACCGAGAACAGCAAGATCATCGTGCAGGGCATCACCGGCTCCGAGGGCACCAAGCACGGCCGCCGGATGCTCGCCTCCGGCGCCCAGGTCGTCGGCGGCGTGAACGCCCGCAAGGCCGGCCAGACGGTCGACTTCGACGGCACCTCCCTCCCGGTGTTCGGCACCGTCAAGGAGGCCATGGAGCAGACCGGCGCGGACGTGTCGGTCGTCTTCGTCCCGCCGAAGTTCACCAAGGACGCCGTCGTCGAGGCGGTCGACGCCGAGATCCCGCTGTGCGTCGTGATCACCGAGGGCATCCCGGTGCACGACACCGCGCACTTCTGGGCGTACGCCGAGAAGAAGGGCAACAAGACCCGCATCATCGGGCCGAACTGCCCCGGCATCGCCTCCCCCGGCAAGTCGAACGCCGGCATCATCCCGGCCGACATCACGACGCCCGGCCGCATCGGCCTGGTGTCCAAGTCCGGGACGCTGACATACCAGATGATGTACGAGCTGCGCGACATCGGCTTCACGACGTGCGTCGGCATCGGCGGCGACCCCGTCATCGGGACCACCCACATCGATGCCCTCCAGGCGTTCCAGGACGACCCGGACACCGACGCCATCGTGATGATCGGTGAGATCGGGGGCGACGCCGAGGAGCGCGCCGCCGCCTACATCGAGCAGCACGTGACCAAGCCGGTCGTCGGCTACGTCGCCGGGTTCACCGCCCCCGAGGGCAAGACCATGGGCCACGCGGGCGCGATCGTGTCCGGCTCCGCCGGCACCGCGCAGGCGAAGAAGGAGGCCCTGGAGAAGGTCGGCGTCCGGGTCGGCAAGACCCCGAGCGAGACGGCCGTCCTCATGCGGGAGATCATGCAGAAGCTCTGA
- a CDS encoding MaoC family dehydratase, which yields MTISTRALGADFPTPIDDRYFEDYKEGSVYEYGHVAPDEAEIIEFARRFDPQPIHIDREFAETGPFAGIIASGWHTGSIMMRLFADHFLSRVASLASPGVDELRWPAPVRPGDSLRLRVAVLEARPSRSKPDRGIVRTRAELLNQDDQTVLHTLPMNLLRRRPA from the coding sequence ATGACGATCAGCACGCGGGCCCTCGGCGCCGACTTCCCCACCCCGATCGACGACCGGTACTTCGAGGACTACAAGGAGGGCTCGGTCTACGAGTACGGCCACGTCGCCCCGGACGAGGCCGAGATCATCGAGTTCGCCCGCCGGTTCGACCCGCAGCCGATCCACATCGACCGGGAGTTCGCCGAAACCGGCCCGTTCGCGGGCATCATCGCGAGCGGCTGGCACACCGGCTCGATCATGATGCGGCTGTTCGCCGACCACTTCCTGTCGCGGGTCGCGAGCCTCGCCTCCCCCGGCGTGGACGAGCTGCGCTGGCCGGCCCCCGTCCGCCCCGGCGACAGCCTCCGGCTGCGCGTCGCCGTCCTGGAGGCCCGCCCGTCCCGCTCCAAGCCCGACCGCGGCATCGTCCGCACCCGGGCCGAACTGCTCAACCAGGACGACCAGACCGTCCTGCACACGCTCCCCATGAACCTTCTCCGCCGCCGCCCCGCCTGA
- the dhaM gene encoding dihydroxyacetone kinase phosphoryl donor subunit DhaM has product MVGIVIISHSRTLAEGAAEVARAMGVGKAVVEPAGGDSEGRLGTSIDLVEQAVAAAGDGDGVVLLADLGSSVLTAKMLIEDAGGDDVLLADAPLVEGAVAAASMAATGADLAAVHAAAESARDHRKTS; this is encoded by the coding sequence ATGGTCGGCATCGTGATCATCTCGCACAGCCGGACGCTGGCCGAGGGCGCCGCCGAGGTCGCCCGCGCGATGGGCGTCGGCAAGGCTGTCGTCGAACCCGCCGGCGGCGACTCCGAGGGCCGCCTCGGCACCAGCATCGACCTGGTCGAGCAGGCCGTCGCCGCGGCGGGCGACGGCGACGGCGTGGTGCTGCTCGCCGACCTCGGCAGCTCCGTTCTCACCGCCAAGATGCTCATCGAGGACGCCGGCGGGGACGACGTCCTGCTCGCGGACGCGCCCCTGGTGGAGGGCGCGGTCGCCGCCGCGTCCATGGCCGCGACGGGCGCGGACCTCGCCGCCGTCCACGCGGCCGCCGAGTCGGCCCGCGACCACCGCAAGACGTCCTGA
- a CDS encoding TetR/AcrR family transcriptional regulator yields MPARGDHDARRRDVSEAVWRVLAEHGFGGLTLRAVAAEMGASTGLLTHYFPNKRALVAHALDVADERTANRPLRTARPGLPALRAALLDVLCLTPDATAMNRVWVSSWDVSLADPGLAARQRDRYAGWRDRLRPHAQAAVARGELPGSRAVDDIVASAAAFAHGLVVHALFDPAGYPPDRQIAMLDGFLAALAAPPPDSPADSGRAMLGS; encoded by the coding sequence ATGCCCGCCCGAGGTGATCACGACGCCCGCCGCCGGGACGTGTCCGAGGCCGTCTGGCGCGTCCTCGCCGAGCACGGCTTCGGCGGGCTGACGCTGCGCGCCGTCGCGGCGGAGATGGGCGCCTCCACCGGCCTGCTCACCCACTACTTCCCGAACAAGAGGGCCCTCGTCGCGCACGCCCTCGACGTGGCCGACGAGCGCACCGCGAACCGCCCCCTCCGCACCGCGCGGCCGGGCCTGCCCGCCCTGCGCGCCGCGCTCCTGGACGTCCTGTGCCTCACCCCCGACGCCACGGCCATGAACCGCGTGTGGGTCAGTTCCTGGGACGTCTCGCTCGCCGACCCCGGCCTCGCGGCCCGCCAGCGGGACCGCTACGCCGGCTGGCGCGACCGCCTGCGCCCGCACGCGCAGGCGGCGGTCGCCCGCGGCGAACTGCCCGGCTCCCGCGCCGTGGACGACATCGTCGCGTCCGCCGCAGCCTTCGCGCACGGGCTCGTCGTGCACGCCCTGTTCGACCCCGCCGGCTACCCGCCCGACCGCCAGATCGCCATGCTCGACGGCTTCCTGGCGGCCCTGGCGGCCCCGCCCCCGGACTCCCCGGCGGACTCGGGACGCGCGATGCTGGGGTCATGA
- the dhaL gene encoding dihydroxyacetone kinase subunit DhaL → MNAGSMNAEDFASWIRHAAELVTADAERLTRLDAAIGDGDHGHNLDRGFRAAVDALPDGVPPGKVLIAAGRAIVSKTGGASGPLYGTALRRAGKALGDAADVDAAALGTALRAALDGVRDLGKAADGDKTMVDALAPAVAAYEAALADGSGLAGCVRAAADAAAKGADDTVPMQARKGRASYLGARSTGHMDPGAASTALLLGALADVTGEG, encoded by the coding sequence GTGAACGCGGGCTCGATGAACGCCGAGGACTTCGCCTCCTGGATCAGGCACGCCGCCGAGCTGGTCACCGCCGACGCCGAGCGGCTCACCCGGCTGGACGCGGCCATCGGCGACGGCGACCACGGCCACAACCTCGACCGCGGCTTCCGCGCCGCCGTCGACGCCCTGCCGGACGGCGTCCCGCCCGGCAAGGTGCTGATCGCCGCCGGGCGCGCCATCGTGTCCAAGACCGGCGGCGCGTCCGGCCCCCTCTACGGGACGGCGCTGCGCCGCGCGGGCAAGGCCCTCGGCGACGCCGCCGACGTGGACGCCGCCGCGCTCGGCACCGCGCTGCGGGCCGCGCTGGACGGCGTCCGCGACCTCGGGAAGGCCGCCGACGGCGACAAGACGATGGTCGACGCGCTCGCCCCGGCCGTCGCGGCCTACGAGGCGGCGCTGGCGGACGGCTCGGGCCTCGCCGGATGCGTGCGCGCCGCCGCCGACGCCGCCGCCAAGGGCGCGGACGACACGGTCCCGATGCAGGCGCGCAAGGGCCGCGCGAGCTACCTCGGAGCGCGCAGCACCGGGCACATGGACCCGGGCGCCGCGTCCACCGCGCTCCTGCTCGGAGCGCTCGCCGATGTGACGGGGGAGGGCTGA
- a CDS encoding TSUP family transporter: MHAEQVLMLLAAAVAAGWVDAVVGGGGLIQLPALLLAAPGQPVAAALATNKLGSIAGTASAAVAYARKAKPDVRVAVPAGVLAVCCAAGGALCATVISSDVLKPVIMVVLLSVAAIVVLKPDLGRAPRLVLRTRRRVAAAVLVPGVAIAFYDGLVGPGTGTFLVVAFTALLGMDFVDASATSKIINACTNLGALVVFAAQGHVLWAVGLGMAVANAVGAQLGARMAIKRGAGFVRVVLLCVVGALVAKLAYEQFG; this comes from the coding sequence GTGCACGCCGAGCAGGTGCTCATGCTGCTGGCCGCCGCCGTCGCGGCCGGCTGGGTCGACGCGGTGGTGGGCGGGGGCGGGCTGATCCAGCTGCCCGCGCTGCTGCTGGCCGCCCCGGGGCAGCCGGTCGCGGCGGCGCTCGCCACCAACAAGCTCGGCTCGATCGCGGGCACGGCGTCCGCGGCCGTCGCCTACGCGCGCAAGGCCAAGCCGGACGTCCGCGTCGCCGTCCCGGCGGGGGTGCTCGCGGTGTGCTGCGCGGCGGGCGGGGCGCTGTGCGCGACGGTGATCTCCTCGGACGTCCTCAAACCGGTCATCATGGTCGTGCTGCTGTCGGTGGCCGCGATCGTGGTGCTGAAGCCCGATCTCGGCCGGGCGCCGCGGCTGGTGCTGCGGACCCGCCGCCGGGTCGCCGCCGCGGTGCTCGTCCCGGGCGTCGCCATCGCCTTCTACGACGGGCTCGTCGGGCCCGGCACCGGGACGTTCCTGGTCGTGGCGTTCACCGCGCTGCTCGGCATGGACTTCGTGGACGCGTCCGCCACCTCGAAGATCATCAACGCCTGCACCAACCTCGGGGCGCTGGTCGTCTTCGCGGCGCAGGGGCACGTGCTGTGGGCGGTCGGGCTGGGCATGGCGGTGGCCAACGCGGTCGGCGCGCAGCTCGGCGCGCGCATGGCGATCAAGCGCGGCGCGGGCTTCGTCCGCGTCGTCCTGCTCTGCGTGGTCGGCGCGCTGGTGGCGAAACTCGCCTACGAGCAGTTCGGCTAG
- a CDS encoding GNAT family N-acetyltransferase: MFALTLADGAELRPLEPWQAAEFAEHARAVRADIEDYIPWARTVVDEVTARTLLQAYAEKQAADRGRIYGIWVDGVLQGGTVFRTFDAGQGTCEAGVWLAAGARGRGLITTAVRHMIDWAFGVRGLHRVEWLCDPRNTASAAVAKRLGMTCEGVHRQAFLLDGERRDVEVWAVLADEWAS; this comes from the coding sequence ATGTTCGCTCTCACGCTCGCCGACGGCGCCGAGCTCCGTCCGCTGGAACCGTGGCAGGCGGCGGAGTTCGCCGAGCACGCGCGGGCGGTCCGCGCCGACATCGAGGACTACATCCCCTGGGCCCGGACGGTCGTGGACGAGGTGACGGCCCGCACCCTGCTTCAGGCGTACGCGGAGAAGCAGGCCGCCGACCGGGGGCGCATCTACGGCATCTGGGTCGACGGCGTCCTCCAGGGCGGGACCGTCTTCCGCACGTTCGACGCCGGTCAGGGCACCTGCGAGGCGGGCGTGTGGCTCGCGGCGGGGGCGCGCGGGCGGGGGCTGATCACGACGGCCGTCCGCCACATGATCGACTGGGCGTTCGGCGTGCGGGGGCTGCACCGGGTCGAGTGGCTCTGCGACCCGCGCAACACGGCCAGCGCGGCGGTCGCGAAGCGCCTCGGCATGACGTGCGAGGGCGTGCACCGGCAGGCGTTCCTGCTGGACGGCGAGCGCCGGGACGTCGAGGTCTGGGCCGTCCTCGCCGACGAGTGGGCCTCGTAA
- a CDS encoding glycoside hydrolase family 15 protein, which translates to MAMAEEQDASVTASVRARPAPGVPGVPGVPGVPGASGASGAPAVPPARRGPDHRGAGRRNPVSRRRSGARKVRRATALLLIAALIATGGATAPEPSSGSGWASPGLVGGGGWPFAGVPLSPEQAEGAAYLPDSSVVRLADGRVRLIPSGGDTPITVDASDPRVGRAVRSDNAWLAQGTVPTGGQGQTYRDMAARALLDLRLLTRPNGASLASWYSKWRYSWPRDSAFTVAAFTVTGHPSEARRVLRFLARAQSDNGMWAARYNADGTAVTDGRAPQLDSLGWVLWAAWFYRVQTGAPDELPDLWPMVRRAADHLTRSLDAEGLPPASSDYWERDPGREQDPRRPTLGVVGPVLAGLRAAADLARMRGEPGRSAQWQSAAQRVSDAVARQFAPYGYPRSPVPGGLMDTSVTFLAAPFAPDDPEVTAAIGDAARKQALPNGGVLPGERWSGTPDVAWTPETALFGLNAAASGRTEEALSRLSWLAAHRTSLGVLPEKVGPTGKPAGPAPLGWTASLVLLSLSALEHPLPVP; encoded by the coding sequence ATGGCGATGGCGGAGGAACAGGACGCGTCCGTCACGGCCTCCGTCCGAGCGCGGCCCGCTCCCGGCGTGCCCGGCGTGCCCGGCGTGCCCGGCGTGCCCGGCGCTTCGGGCGCTTCCGGCGCTCCCGCCGTGCCGCCGGCGCGGCGCGGGCCCGACCACCGCGGCGCCGGACGGCGGAACCCCGTCTCCCGCCGGCGGTCGGGCGCCCGCAAGGTCCGCCGCGCCACCGCCCTGCTGCTCATCGCCGCGCTCATCGCGACCGGCGGCGCCACGGCCCCCGAACCGTCCAGCGGCTCCGGCTGGGCGAGCCCAGGCCTCGTCGGCGGGGGCGGCTGGCCGTTCGCCGGCGTCCCGCTCTCTCCCGAGCAGGCCGAGGGGGCCGCCTACCTGCCGGACAGCTCCGTCGTCCGGCTCGCGGACGGGCGCGTGCGGCTGATCCCGTCCGGCGGCGACACGCCCATCACGGTGGACGCGTCCGACCCGCGCGTCGGCAGGGCCGTCCGGTCCGACAACGCCTGGCTCGCGCAGGGCACCGTCCCGACCGGCGGGCAGGGCCAGACCTACCGCGACATGGCGGCGCGCGCGCTGCTCGACCTGCGTCTCCTCACACGTCCGAACGGGGCGTCACTGGCGTCCTGGTACAGCAAGTGGCGGTACTCCTGGCCGCGCGACTCCGCGTTCACCGTCGCCGCGTTCACCGTCACCGGGCACCCGTCGGAGGCCCGGCGCGTCCTGCGCTTCCTGGCGCGCGCGCAGAGCGACAACGGCATGTGGGCCGCGCGCTACAACGCCGACGGAACGGCGGTCACCGACGGCCGCGCCCCGCAGCTCGACTCGCTCGGCTGGGTGCTGTGGGCGGCCTGGTTCTACCGGGTGCAGACCGGCGCGCCGGACGAGCTGCCCGACCTGTGGCCGATGGTGCGGCGCGCCGCCGACCACCTGACCCGATCGCTGGACGCCGAGGGGCTGCCGCCCGCCTCGTCCGACTACTGGGAGCGCGACCCCGGCCGCGAGCAGGACCCGCGCCGCCCCACGCTCGGCGTCGTCGGTCCCGTGCTGGCGGGCCTGCGGGCCGCCGCCGACCTCGCGCGGATGCGCGGCGAGCCCGGCAGGTCCGCGCAGTGGCAGAGCGCGGCGCAGCGGGTCTCCGACGCCGTGGCCAGGCAGTTCGCGCCCTACGGCTACCCGCGCTCGCCCGTCCCCGGCGGGCTGATGGACACCTCGGTGACGTTCCTCGCCGCGCCGTTCGCCCCGGACGACCCCGAGGTCACCGCCGCGATCGGCGACGCCGCGCGCAAGCAGGCGCTGCCGAACGGGGGCGTGCTGCCGGGCGAGCGCTGGTCCGGCACCCCGGACGTCGCCTGGACCCCGGAGACGGCCCTGTTCGGGCTGAACGCCGCCGCGTCGGGCCGGACGGAGGAGGCGCTCTCCCGGCTGAGCTGGCTCGCGGCGCACCGCACGTCCCTCGGTGTCCTGCCGGAGAAGGTCGGCCCGACCGGCAAGCCCGCCGGCCCGGCGCCGCTCGGCTGGACGGCGTCCCTCGTGCTGCTCAGCCTGTCGGCGCTGGAGCACCCGCTGCCCGTCCCCTAG
- the pcrA gene encoding DNA helicase PcrA — MSKTEAHPLLDGLNPQQRAAVVHSGGPLLIVAGAGSGKTRVLTHRIAHLLGERDVHPGQILAITFTNKAAAEMKERVDALVGPRSRAMWVMTFHSACVRILRREAKRLGFPTSFSIYDQADANRLMALVCRELDLDPKRYPPKSFSAQVSNLKNELIDYETFKNRASTHMEQTLAEAYEMYQARLQQAAAMDFDDLIMMTVNLLQVFPEAAEHYRRRFRHVLVDEYQDTNHAQYELVRELTAPVEGVGAAELCVVGDADQSIYAFRGATIRNILEFERDYPDATTILLEQNYRSTQTILSAANAVIERNADRKPKKLWSDQGEGHKITGYVADNEHDEAAFVAHEVDRLTDEGDARPADVAVFYRTNAQSRVFEEVFIRVGLPYKVVGGVRFYERKEIRDALAYLRCLANPEDTVSLRRILNVPKRGIGDRAEACVEAYASRERISFWQALRVPEDVPGMATRSINAVREFVTLLDELRTAAESLTPADLIAEVLKASGYLEELQNSKDPQDETRVENLQELEAVAREFEERLDGESAEGRLPEFLEQVALVADADSIPGGAKGGPVPPGEQPEESDHGVVTLMTLHTAKGLEFPVVFLTGMEDGVFPHLRAMSNPKELEEERRLAYVGITRARQRLYVSRAAMRSSWGAPQVNPPSRFLGEVPNSLLEWEREASSTSSPAMSRMAQRPGTRSPGNRPVPSLSPGDKVTHDAFGLGTVVSVYDRGEKASIDFGGEYGVRTLVLRFATIDKL, encoded by the coding sequence ATGTCGAAGACCGAAGCTCACCCCTTGCTCGATGGCCTCAACCCGCAGCAGCGCGCCGCCGTCGTGCACTCCGGCGGCCCCCTGCTGATCGTCGCGGGCGCCGGCTCGGGCAAGACCCGGGTGCTCACCCACCGCATCGCGCACCTGCTCGGCGAGCGGGACGTGCACCCCGGCCAGATCCTCGCGATCACCTTCACCAACAAGGCCGCCGCCGAGATGAAGGAGCGCGTCGACGCCCTCGTCGGGCCGCGCTCGCGCGCCATGTGGGTGATGACGTTCCACTCCGCCTGCGTGCGGATCCTGCGCCGCGAGGCCAAGCGGCTCGGCTTCCCCACGAGCTTCTCGATCTACGACCAGGCCGACGCGAACCGGCTGATGGCGCTGGTCTGCCGCGAGCTCGACCTCGACCCGAAGCGGTACCCGCCGAAGTCGTTCAGCGCCCAGGTGTCCAACCTGAAGAACGAGCTGATCGACTACGAGACGTTCAAGAACCGCGCCTCGACGCACATGGAGCAGACGCTCGCCGAGGCCTACGAGATGTACCAGGCGCGCCTCCAGCAGGCCGCCGCCATGGACTTCGACGACCTGATCATGATGACGGTCAACCTGCTCCAGGTCTTCCCGGAGGCCGCCGAGCACTACCGGCGCCGGTTCCGGCACGTCCTCGTCGACGAGTACCAGGACACCAACCACGCGCAGTACGAACTCGTCCGCGAGCTGACCGCCCCGGTCGAGGGGGTCGGTGCGGCGGAGCTGTGCGTCGTCGGCGACGCCGACCAGTCGATCTACGCGTTCCGCGGCGCGACGATCCGCAACATCCTGGAGTTCGAGCGCGACTACCCGGACGCCACCACGATCCTGCTGGAGCAGAACTACCGCTCCACGCAGACGATCCTGTCCGCGGCGAACGCGGTGATCGAGCGCAACGCCGACCGCAAGCCCAAGAAGCTGTGGTCCGACCAGGGCGAGGGCCACAAGATCACCGGCTATGTGGCCGACAACGAGCACGACGAGGCCGCGTTCGTCGCCCACGAGGTAGACCGGCTCACCGACGAGGGCGACGCCCGCCCCGCCGACGTCGCCGTGTTCTACCGCACCAACGCCCAGTCGCGCGTCTTCGAAGAGGTGTTCATCCGGGTCGGGCTGCCCTACAAGGTCGTCGGCGGCGTCCGGTTCTACGAGCGCAAGGAGATCCGCGACGCCCTCGCCTACCTGCGCTGCCTCGCCAACCCCGAGGACACCGTCTCCCTGCGGCGCATCCTGAACGTCCCCAAGCGCGGCATCGGCGACCGTGCCGAAGCGTGCGTCGAGGCGTACGCGTCCCGCGAGCGCATCTCGTTCTGGCAGGCGCTCCGCGTGCCCGAGGACGTCCCCGGCATGGCGACCCGCTCGATCAACGCCGTCCGCGAGTTCGTCACCCTGCTGGACGAGCTGCGCACGGCCGCCGAGTCGCTCACCCCGGCCGACCTGATCGCCGAGGTCCTCAAGGCCAGCGGCTACCTGGAGGAGCTCCAGAACTCCAAGGACCCGCAGGACGAGACCCGCGTCGAGAACCTCCAGGAGCTGGAGGCCGTCGCCCGCGAGTTCGAGGAGCGCCTCGACGGCGAGTCCGCCGAGGGCCGTCTCCCCGAGTTCCTGGAGCAGGTCGCGCTGGTCGCCGACGCCGACTCCATCCCCGGCGGCGCCAAGGGCGGCCCCGTCCCGCCGGGCGAGCAGCCCGAGGAGAGCGACCACGGCGTCGTCACCCTGATGACGCTGCACACCGCGAAGGGCCTCGAATTCCCGGTGGTGTTCCTCACCGGCATGGAGGACGGCGTCTTCCCGCACCTGCGCGCCATGAGCAACCCCAAGGAGCTCGAAGAGGAGCGCCGCCTCGCCTACGTGGGCATCACCCGCGCCCGGCAGCGGCTGTACGTCTCCCGGGCCGCGATGCGCAGCTCGTGGGGCGCGCCGCAGGTGAACCCGCCGTCCCGGTTCCTCGGCGAGGTCCCGAACAGCCTCCTCGAATGGGAGCGCGAGGCGTCCTCGACGTCCAGCCCGGCGATGTCGCGCATGGCGCAGCGGCCGGGCACCCGCTCGCCCGGGAACCGACCCGTCCCGTCCCTGTCCCCGGGCGACAAGGTCACCCACGACGCCTTCGGCCTCGGCACCGTCGTCTCGGTCTACGACCGGGGCGAGAAGGCCAGCATCGACTTCGGCGGCGAGTACGGCGTCCGCACGCTCGTCCTCCGCTTCGCCACCATCGACAAGCTCTGA
- the dhaK gene encoding dihydroxyacetone kinase subunit DhaK: MRKLINAPADVVSDALRGLAAAHPSLNVDPDGGTVVRADAPRAGKVALVSGGGSGHEPLHAGFVGHGMLDAACCGEVFTSPVPDQIIAATMAVDGGAGVVHLVKNYTGDVMNFQLAAELAEDEDIEVTSVIVNDDVAVEDSTFTAGRRGTGATLFVEKIAGALAEEGAALDAVAAVAREVNERSRSFGVAISPCTVPAAGTPTFELAEDEMELGIGIHGEPGRERVEIGTAAEIVAASLSAIDADMPLSGSEVLVLVNGMGGTPLIEQYIAYAAAAEWLEGHGATVVRRLVGPYVTSLEMAGCMISVCRMTPDLTRLWDAPVETPGLRWGR, encoded by the coding sequence ATGCGCAAACTCATCAACGCCCCGGCGGACGTGGTCTCCGACGCGCTGCGCGGCCTGGCCGCCGCGCACCCCTCGCTGAACGTCGACCCGGACGGCGGCACCGTCGTGCGGGCGGACGCGCCCCGCGCCGGGAAGGTCGCCCTGGTGTCGGGCGGGGGATCCGGTCACGAGCCGCTGCACGCCGGGTTCGTCGGCCACGGCATGCTGGACGCGGCCTGCTGCGGCGAAGTGTTCACCTCTCCCGTCCCCGACCAGATCATCGCGGCGACGATGGCGGTGGACGGCGGCGCCGGGGTGGTGCACCTGGTGAAGAACTACACCGGTGACGTCATGAACTTCCAGCTGGCCGCCGAACTCGCCGAGGACGAGGACATCGAGGTCACCTCGGTGATCGTGAACGACGACGTCGCCGTCGAGGACAGCACGTTCACCGCCGGGCGGCGCGGCACCGGCGCGACCCTGTTCGTCGAGAAGATCGCCGGCGCGCTCGCCGAGGAGGGCGCGGCGCTGGACGCGGTCGCGGCCGTGGCACGGGAGGTGAACGAGCGCAGCCGGTCGTTCGGCGTCGCGATCTCGCCCTGCACGGTGCCCGCCGCCGGGACGCCCACGTTCGAGCTGGCCGAGGACGAGATGGAGCTCGGCATCGGCATCCACGGCGAGCCCGGCCGGGAGCGCGTTGAGATCGGCACGGCGGCGGAGATCGTGGCGGCCTCGCTCAGCGCGATCGACGCGGACATGCCGCTGTCCGGGTCCGAGGTGCTGGTGCTGGTGAACGGGATGGGCGGCACCCCGCTGATCGAGCAGTACATCGCCTACGCGGCGGCGGCCGAATGGCTGGAGGGGCACGGCGCGACCGTCGTCCGCCGCCTGGTCGGCCCGTACGTGACGAGCCTGGAGATGGCCGGCTGCATGATCAGCGTCTGCCGGATGACGCCCGACCTGACCCGCCTCTGGGACGCGCCCGTCGAGACCCCGGGGCTGCGGTGGGGCCGGTGA